The Rattus norvegicus strain BN/NHsdMcwi chromosome 9, GRCr8, whole genome shotgun sequence genome contains the following window.
TGACTGTATATTTACTGAAAGGCTGTATCTCAAGGGACATTCCCTTTCTTTGACCTAGGTGTTCCCATCATATTGAGATGTCAACTCTTGCAAGACACAAAATTCTGAGTACTGTTTGAGAAACTTTTCCAATATTGTCTCAGCATATTTTTGATTATACCAGTCAATGCATGAGCTAGAACCACATCTGAAAAGTTCAGAATTCAATcgtatttaattatttttgctttaaaGAGACACACATATCTTGAAAATCCTGCAGGGAAGACTTAATTAGACTTGTTCTTCTTCTTGGGTCATGTGTCTCTTTTCGTCCTCCGTCTTGAATTCTAGATGCAGCAGTGTGTTCCAGGTCTTATGCAGAAAGCAATCCTAATTTCATTTTCAGAGCACTGAAGTTTACAGTGACCTTTACTCATTCTGCATTCTTTCCTCAAGTCCAAGCTACCATACTCTGGATAACTCCTTTTGCCTGTAAGAAGGAAAGAA
Protein-coding sequences here:
- the Defb17 gene encoding beta-defensin 17 precursor, giving the protein MKFHLLFFILLFSITILTGKRSYPEYGSLDLRKECRMSKGHCKLQCSENEIRIAFCIRPGTHCCI